The following coding sequences lie in one Eubacterium ventriosum genomic window:
- the ychF gene encoding redox-regulated ATPase YchF — protein MKLGIVGLPNVGKSTLFNSLTKAGAESANYPFCTIDPNVGVVAVPDERIDKLTALYNSKKTIPAVIEFVDIAGLVKGASKGEGLGNQFLANIREVDAIVHVVRCFEDTNVIHVDGSIDPIRDIETINYELIFSDVEILERRIAKTTRGARNDKALAKELDFQQRMKAFLEEGNLAIKYETEDEDELAWLAEYNLLTYKPVIFAANVSEDDLADDGNSNPHVEAVRKFAAENGSEVFVISAEIEQEISELDDDEKQMFLEDLGISESGLDKLIKASYSLLGLISYLTSGEAETRAWTIKKGTKAPQAAGKIHTDFERGFICAEVVAYKDLIECGSLAKAKEKGLVGLQGKDYVVQDGDVITFRFNV, from the coding sequence ATGAAATTAGGTATTGTTGGACTACCAAATGTAGGAAAAAGTACTTTATTTAATTCACTAACTAAAGCAGGTGCTGAATCTGCTAACTATCCATTCTGTACAATTGATCCTAACGTAGGCGTTGTTGCAGTTCCGGATGAAAGAATCGATAAGCTCACAGCTTTATATAATTCAAAAAAAACTATCCCTGCTGTTATCGAATTTGTTGACATTGCAGGTTTAGTCAAGGGTGCATCTAAGGGTGAAGGTTTAGGAAACCAGTTTCTTGCCAACATTCGTGAAGTTGATGCAATTGTACATGTTGTAAGATGTTTTGAGGACACTAATGTTATCCACGTTGATGGAAGCATTGATCCTATTAGAGATATTGAAACAATTAACTATGAATTAATTTTCTCTGATGTTGAAATTCTTGAAAGACGTATTGCAAAAACAACACGTGGTGCAAGAAATGACAAAGCTTTGGCTAAAGAATTAGATTTCCAACAGAGAATGAAGGCTTTCCTTGAAGAAGGAAACCTTGCAATCAAATATGAAACAGAAGATGAAGACGAATTAGCTTGGCTTGCTGAATACAATCTTTTAACATACAAGCCTGTTATTTTTGCAGCTAATGTTTCAGAAGATGATTTGGCTGACGATGGCAATTCTAACCCACACGTTGAAGCAGTTAGAAAGTTTGCTGCTGAAAACGGAAGTGAAGTTTTTGTTATCAGTGCTGAAATTGAACAGGAAATTTCTGAATTAGACGATGATGAAAAGCAGATGTTCTTAGAAGACTTAGGTATCAGCGAATCAGGTCTTGATAAATTAATCAAGGCTAGCTACTCTCTTCTTGGTTTAATCAGCTACCTTACATCAGGTGAAGCTGAAACAAGAGCTTGGACAATTAAGAAAGGTACTAAGGCTCCACAGGCTGCCGGAAAGATTCACACAGACTTTGAACGTGGATTTATCTGTGCCGAAGTTGTTGCTTACAAAGACTTAATTGAATGTGGTTCTTTAGCAAAGGCTAAAGAAAAAGGTCTTGTTGGATTACAGGGTAAGGACTATGTTGTTCAGGACGGAGATGTAATTACATTTAGATTTAATGTTTAA
- a CDS encoding peptidoglycan D,D-transpeptidase FtsI family protein, whose protein sequence is MSERRVRRRKPRLKFDKQMYKKLGILFWIVVLALFALCTRIAYLNVAKGDNYSIKVLEQQSFTSKTIPYKRGDIKDRNGNVLATSVMVYNLIIDSKVVMSNEKYLTPTVNALVKYFDFNEDDLRTAIKERKNNSYWVAKKNLEYKDIQKFESYLNYEYADTKEEETTVQNTKGIWFEKKYKRMYPYNNLACSLLGFANSDNSATIGIESSYNSFLQGTDGREYGYMDSDNNMETVIKDAKDGDNIVSSIDMNIQRIVQKSIKKYMKKYSPKRISVVIANPNNGEILAMADDTTFDLNDPYNLEDYYTEAQISSMSQKKQSEKLNSIWNNYCITDSYEPGSTAKPFTVAAAFEEGKINRKSTFTCDGQEKVGGFTIKCHKVDGHGTITVKEAIAESCNDYMMHIGKLLGAKKFVKYQERFGFGTKTGIDLPNETRGLVYGTDMGSSTLATNSFGQNFTVNMIQMVSGFSSLINGGYYYEPRVVKQVVTSDNQLVKNYSKTLVKQTITKETSDYIKECLRSVVTDGTGSTAAISGYTVGGKTGTAEKVDTSGKGKGRLKNQYILSFLGCVPCENPQVVCYTLMDTPKKDPQATAYNTELWTDIMKQVLPYLGVEKTEKIEKKAKKQNLETEFYSDGIIEGDDGSLVKKSKED, encoded by the coding sequence ATGAGTGAGAGAAGAGTTAGAAGAAGAAAACCAAGGTTAAAATTTGATAAGCAAATGTACAAAAAGCTAGGAATACTATTTTGGATTGTAGTACTAGCTTTATTTGCATTGTGTACAAGAATAGCTTACCTTAATGTGGCAAAGGGAGATAACTATTCAATAAAAGTTTTAGAACAGCAAAGCTTTACAAGCAAGACCATTCCTTATAAAAGAGGAGACATAAAGGACAGAAACGGCAATGTATTGGCAACAAGCGTTATGGTATACAATCTTATAATAGACTCTAAAGTAGTAATGAGCAATGAAAAATACCTTACGCCAACAGTTAATGCATTGGTAAAGTATTTTGATTTTAATGAAGATGACCTTCGAACAGCAATCAAAGAAAGAAAAAATAACAGCTATTGGGTTGCAAAGAAGAACCTTGAGTATAAGGATATTCAAAAGTTTGAAAGTTATCTTAATTACGAATATGCAGATACAAAAGAAGAGGAAACCACAGTTCAGAATACCAAAGGTATTTGGTTTGAAAAGAAATACAAGAGAATGTATCCGTATAATAATCTGGCATGTTCGCTATTAGGTTTTGCAAACAGTGATAATAGTGCCACAATCGGAATTGAAAGCAGCTATAACAGCTTTCTTCAGGGGACAGATGGAAGAGAGTACGGTTATATGGATTCCGATAATAATATGGAAACAGTAATTAAGGATGCAAAAGATGGAGACAATATTGTTTCTTCGATAGATATGAACATTCAGCGTATTGTTCAGAAATCTATAAAGAAATATATGAAAAAATACAGTCCAAAGAGAATTTCAGTTGTTATTGCAAATCCTAACAATGGGGAAATTTTGGCAATGGCAGATGATACTACTTTTGATTTGAATGATCCATATAATTTAGAAGATTATTATACAGAAGCACAGATTTCGTCAATGTCACAAAAGAAACAGTCAGAAAAATTAAACAGCATATGGAATAACTACTGTATAACAGACTCTTACGAACCGGGTTCAACTGCTAAGCCTTTTACAGTGGCGGCAGCTTTTGAGGAAGGAAAAATAAACAGAAAATCAACATTTACCTGTGATGGTCAGGAAAAAGTTGGTGGCTTTACAATTAAATGCCATAAAGTTGACGGGCACGGAACAATAACAGTTAAGGAAGCCATTGCAGAATCATGTAACGACTATATGATGCATATAGGAAAATTACTTGGCGCAAAGAAATTTGTCAAATATCAGGAAAGATTTGGCTTTGGCACAAAGACAGGAATTGATCTTCCAAATGAAACAAGAGGACTGGTATATGGAACAGATATGGGTTCGTCAACACTTGCAACTAACTCATTTGGACAGAACTTTACAGTAAATATGATTCAGATGGTTTCAGGATTTTCATCATTAATTAATGGTGGTTATTACTACGAACCAAGAGTGGTAAAGCAGGTTGTAACATCAGACAATCAGCTTGTAAAGAACTACTCAAAGACTTTGGTTAAGCAGACAATTACAAAAGAAACATCTGATTATATAAAAGAATGTTTAAGATCTGTTGTAACTGATGGTACAGGTTCAACAGCCGCAATAAGTGGATATACAGTCGGTGGTAAAACAGGAACTGCCGAAAAGGTTGATACATCGGGAAAAGGCAAAGGAAGATTAAAGAACCAATATATTTTGTCGTTCTTAGGTTGTGTACCTTGTGAAAATCCACAGGTAGTATGTTATACACTTATGGATACACCTAAAAAAGATCCACAGGCAACAGCTTATAACACGGAATTGTGGACCGACATAATGAAACAGGTTTTACCATACTTAGGTGTTGAAAAAACTGAAAAGATAGAAAAGAAAGCTAAGAAACAGAACCTTGAAACAGAATTTTATTCAGATGGAATAATAGAAGGCGATGATGGTTCATTAGTGAAGAAGAGCAAAGAAGATTAA
- the rsgA gene encoding ribosome small subunit-dependent GTPase A, which translates to MQGKIIKGIAGFYYVYVENKGIYECKAKGKFRNKSIKPLVGDNVMVDIIDEEKKKGNISEILERKNQLIRPAVANVDQAMIVFAVKKPNPNLNLLDRFLVMMEFQNIETIICFNKIDIGDDDYMNQLQTIYQKAGYKVMFASATKEQGVDKIKKMLKGKSTVFAGPSGVGKSSMLNALTKDYKMETGAISEKIGRGKHTTRHSEIFNIDSNSYVFDTPGFSSLFVPGMTKEKLQYCFPEMPQYEPECRFTGCAHINEPDCGIKNALEQGKIARERYENYVLLYKELEQLEKNKY; encoded by the coding sequence ATGCAGGGAAAAATAATAAAAGGAATTGCAGGATTTTATTATGTTTATGTTGAAAACAAAGGCATATATGAATGCAAGGCAAAAGGAAAATTTAGAAACAAAAGCATAAAACCATTAGTTGGGGACAATGTAATGGTGGACATTATTGATGAAGAAAAGAAAAAAGGAAACATATCAGAAATTTTGGAGAGAAAGAACCAGCTTATAAGACCGGCTGTGGCAAATGTAGATCAGGCAATGATAGTGTTTGCCGTGAAAAAACCAAATCCAAATTTGAATCTTTTAGATAGATTTCTTGTAATGATGGAGTTTCAAAATATAGAAACAATAATATGCTTCAACAAAATAGACATAGGCGATGATGACTATATGAACCAATTGCAGACCATCTATCAAAAGGCAGGCTACAAAGTAATGTTTGCCAGTGCCACAAAAGAACAAGGGGTAGATAAAATCAAAAAAATGCTAAAAGGCAAAAGTACCGTGTTTGCCGGACCTTCAGGAGTTGGAAAATCATCAATGCTTAATGCACTAACCAAAGACTACAAAATGGAAACAGGTGCAATAAGTGAAAAAATCGGTCGTGGAAAACATACAACAAGACACTCAGAAATATTCAACATAGACAGCAACTCATACGTTTTTGACACACCCGGCTTTAGCTCACTATTCGTACCGGGAATGACCAAAGAAAAATTACAGTACTGCTTTCCTGAAATGCCACAATACGAACCGGAATGTCGTTTCACAGGCTGCGCCCACATAAACGAACCGGACTGCGGCATCAAAAACGCCTTAGAACAAGGCAAAATAGCCCGGGAAAGGTACGAAAACTACGTACTGTTATACAAAGAACTAGAACAATTAGAAAAAAATAAATACTAA
- the rpe gene encoding ribulose-phosphate 3-epimerase, which produces MIKLAPSILSADFANLGNDIKRIDQAGCDWIHVDIMDGMFVPNISFGMPVTKAARAYTKKYFDVHLMIQEPIRYVKEFKAVGADMLTVHVEACEDVQATIDAIHAEGMDAGLACNPETPVEDIVPFIDKVEMILIMTVHPGFGGQSYIDECTEKIEIVNAIVHEYNLKTLIEVDGGIKVDNVCIPLDAGANVIVAGSAVFGGNVEENVKNFKEQFQNFED; this is translated from the coding sequence ATGATTAAACTAGCACCTTCAATTTTATCAGCAGACTTTGCCAATCTTGGCAACGACATCAAAAGAATAGACCAGGCAGGCTGTGACTGGATACATGTAGACATAATGGACGGAATGTTCGTTCCAAACATCTCATTTGGAATGCCTGTAACCAAAGCTGCAAGAGCATACACAAAAAAATACTTTGATGTACATTTAATGATTCAGGAACCAATTCGTTATGTAAAGGAATTCAAGGCAGTAGGAGCAGATATGCTTACAGTACATGTGGAAGCATGTGAAGATGTTCAGGCTACGATTGATGCAATTCACGCAGAGGGAATGGATGCAGGTCTGGCTTGCAATCCTGAAACACCGGTAGAAGATATAGTTCCTTTTATTGATAAGGTTGAAATGATTTTGATAATGACAGTTCATCCGGGATTTGGCGGACAGTCATATATTGACGAGTGTACAGAAAAGATTGAGATTGTAAACGCAATTGTACATGAATACAATCTTAAAACATTGATAGAAGTTGATGGTGGAATTAAAGTGGATAACGTATGCATTCCTTTAGATGCCGGAGCTAATGTAATTGTTGCAGGCTCAGCAGTATTTGGCGGAAATGTGGAAGAAAATGTTAAAAACTTTAAAGAACAGTTTCAGAATTTTGAAGACTAA
- the lgt gene encoding prolipoprotein diacylglyceryl transferase → MNLNLLATTSIEFPNLHISLNNLPKSFSLFGVDIAFYGVIIAFGMLAGIALVCYDAKSSGQDYNLYIDFAMYAIILSVIGARLYYVVFSWDYYSAHPSEIINIREGGLAIYGGVITGIITCIVYTKIKKISFFKVADSAVLGLIIGQIIGRWGNFFNREAFGQVATSKNPFMMRIFFDDNYSINQVPDAVRIGMENLKGMDLSEIGYIQVQPTFLYESVWNLMVLILMLIFRKKKKFDGEVFLWYLFGYGIGRFVIEGFRTDQLIMPVTGWPVSQALSLVLAVVAAVVVVVKRVKISRQEKMA, encoded by the coding sequence ATGAATTTAAATTTGTTAGCAACAACATCAATTGAATTTCCTAATTTGCATATTTCATTAAATAACCTTCCAAAGTCATTTAGTTTATTTGGCGTTGATATAGCTTTTTATGGAGTTATTATTGCATTTGGAATGTTAGCAGGAATTGCACTTGTATGTTATGATGCCAAGTCATCAGGTCAGGATTATAATTTGTATATAGATTTTGCAATGTATGCAATTATTTTAAGCGTGATTGGTGCAAGATTATACTACGTAGTTTTTAGTTGGGATTATTACAGTGCACATCCTTCAGAGATTATTAACATTAGAGAAGGTGGACTTGCAATCTATGGCGGAGTAATAACCGGAATAATTACATGTATTGTTTATACAAAGATTAAAAAAATCTCATTTTTCAAGGTGGCTGACTCAGCAGTTTTAGGATTGATTATTGGTCAGATAATTGGAAGATGGGGAAACTTCTTTAACAGAGAAGCGTTCGGTCAGGTTGCCACAAGCAAGAATCCTTTTATGATGAGGATATTTTTTGACGATAATTATAGCATAAATCAGGTACCTGATGCTGTAAGAATCGGAATGGAAAACCTTAAGGGAATGGATTTGTCAGAGATTGGTTATATTCAGGTACAGCCAACATTTCTTTACGAATCAGTGTGGAACCTGATGGTATTAATATTAATGCTAATATTCAGAAAAAAGAAAAAGTTTGATGGAGAAGTCTTTCTCTGGTATCTCTTTGGATACGGAATCGGCAGATTTGTAATAGAAGGCTTTAGAACAGACCAACTTATAATGCCGGTAACAGGCTGGCCAGTATCTCAGGCATTGTCACTGGTGTTGGCAGTGGTTGCAGCAGTAGTAGTCGTAGTTAAAAGAGTAAAGATAAGCAGGCAGGAAAAGATGGCGTAG
- the mraY gene encoding phospho-N-acetylmuramoyl-pentapeptide-transferase: MSTSTTIIMAIIISFAVSVILCPIVIPILKKMKFGQYIREVGPKSHQSKTGTPTMGGMIILAGVIVTSLIFMIVEKNTKIAPVLFMTVGFGLIGFIDDYIKVVKKRNLGLTEIQKFSLQVVVTAVFCVYMIKYIGTSTIIPFTGGYEITMPTWLFVIFLFIAVIGTVNGANFTDGLDGLATSVTIIIAVFFTMVSIGTGLEPISAAFVGALMGFFLYNVYPARVFMGDTGSLALGGYVAAIAFVLKMPIFIVIVAFIYLIEVISVMMQVTWFKYTKKKYGEGRRIFKMAPLHHHFQESGYTETQVVAAFAVVTAILCLIGYLGL, encoded by the coding sequence ATGAGTACAAGTACAACAATTATTATGGCAATTATTATTTCATTTGCAGTAAGCGTAATATTATGTCCGATAGTAATTCCGATTTTGAAAAAAATGAAATTTGGACAGTATATTAGAGAGGTAGGACCAAAATCTCACCAGAGCAAAACAGGAACACCTACAATGGGTGGAATGATTATATTGGCAGGAGTTATTGTAACATCTTTGATTTTCATGATAGTGGAAAAGAATACTAAGATAGCACCTGTTCTTTTTATGACAGTTGGATTTGGTCTTATTGGTTTTATAGATGATTATATAAAAGTCGTAAAAAAGAGAAATCTTGGACTTACGGAAATACAAAAATTTTCATTGCAGGTTGTTGTAACAGCAGTTTTTTGTGTATATATGATAAAATATATTGGTACATCAACAATAATTCCGTTTACAGGCGGATATGAAATTACAATGCCAACATGGTTATTTGTAATATTCTTATTTATTGCAGTTATTGGAACTGTTAACGGAGCAAACTTTACAGACGGACTTGATGGACTTGCAACAAGCGTAACAATTATTATTGCAGTATTCTTTACAATGGTTTCAATTGGAACCGGGTTAGAACCTATTTCAGCGGCTTTTGTAGGGGCGTTAATGGGATTTTTCTTATATAATGTATATCCGGCAAGAGTATTTATGGGAGATACAGGTTCATTAGCACTGGGTGGATATGTTGCAGCCATTGCATTTGTATTAAAAATGCCTATATTTATTGTTATTGTGGCATTCATTTATTTAATTGAAGTTATTTCAGTTATGATGCAGGTAACATGGTTTAAATATACAAAGAAAAAATATGGAGAGGGAAGAAGAATATTTAAGATGGCACCTCTTCATCATCACTTCCAGGAAAGTGGTTACACAGAAACACAGGTTGTTGCAGCATTTGCTGTTGTAACAGCAATATTGTGTTTAATTGGATATTTAGGATTATAA
- the mraZ gene encoding division/cell wall cluster transcriptional repressor MraZ codes for MSFLFTGEYTQKMDTKGRTIVPAKFREELGTSVVVTRGLDGCLFAYSKEAWHALEEKLSSLPFADRKVRDFNRFFLAGASELETDKLGRVLMPAVLRKFGNLDKEVVWVGVGDRLEIWNSDKWNEQMMSYLEGDDVEEKIEDLASYMAELGI; via the coding sequence GTGAGTTTTTTGTTTACAGGAGAGTACACACAAAAAATGGATACTAAGGGAAGAACAATCGTCCCTGCAAAGTTCAGAGAAGAACTTGGTACAAGCGTAGTTGTAACCAGGGGACTCGATGGCTGTCTTTTTGCGTACTCAAAAGAAGCTTGGCATGCTTTGGAAGAGAAACTTAGCAGTTTACCATTTGCAGACAGAAAAGTTAGAGATTTTAACCGTTTCTTTCTTGCAGGAGCATCGGAATTAGAGACAGATAAGTTGGGACGAGTGCTTATGCCGGCAGTTTTAAGAAAGTTTGGAAACTTAGACAAAGAAGTTGTTTGGGTTGGTGTTGGCGACAGACTTGAAATTTGGAACAGTGATAAGTGGAATGAACAGATGATGTCATACCTTGAAGGAGACGACGTAGAAGAGAAGATAGAAGACCTTGCATCTTATATGGCAGAGTTGGGAATTTAA
- the rsmH gene encoding 16S rRNA (cytosine(1402)-N(4))-methyltransferase RsmH gives MDFKHVSVLLNETIDGLNINPDGIYVDGTLGGGGHSYEICKRLSDKGRLIGIDQDGEALEAARERLKEFEDKITLVRSNYCEIDTILKDLEIEKVDGIVLDLGVSSYQLDNLERGFSYKSDAPLDMRMDQRQNKTAADVVNNYSENELFRIIRDYGEDKFAKNIAKHIVMARKEKPLETTAELSEIIKASIPMKFQAKGGHPAKKTFQAIRIEVNQELTVLKESLDTMIDHLNPGGRICVITFHSLEDRITKIKFRENENPCTCPPDFPVCVCGKVSKGKVITRKPIIPSEEEMTENKRSKSSKLRIFERR, from the coding sequence ATGGATTTCAAACATGTATCAGTATTATTAAACGAAACCATTGATGGCTTAAATATAAATCCTGATGGAATATATGTAGACGGAACATTAGGCGGTGGCGGACATTCTTACGAAATATGTAAGAGATTGTCAGACAAGGGCAGATTAATCGGAATAGATCAGGACGGAGAAGCATTAGAAGCTGCCAGAGAACGCTTAAAGGAATTTGAGGACAAGATTACATTAGTTAGAAGTAACTATTGTGAGATTGACACAATCCTAAAGGATTTGGAAATAGAGAAAGTCGATGGAATCGTATTAGATTTAGGAGTTTCTTCATATCAGTTGGACAATTTGGAGAGAGGTTTTTCATACAAGTCAGACGCTCCTCTTGATATGAGAATGGATCAGAGACAGAACAAAACAGCAGCAGATGTTGTTAATAATTATAGCGAAAACGAACTTTTTAGAATAATAAGAGATTATGGCGAGGATAAGTTTGCAAAGAATATAGCTAAGCATATAGTTATGGCAAGAAAAGAAAAACCATTGGAGACAACAGCAGAACTAAGCGAGATTATAAAGGCTTCAATACCAATGAAGTTTCAGGCTAAAGGCGGACATCCTGCAAAGAAGACTTTTCAGGCTATCAGAATAGAAGTAAATCAGGAACTTACAGTTTTAAAAGAATCTTTGGATACAATGATTGATCATTTGAATCCGGGTGGAAGAATCTGTGTGATAACATTCCACTCATTAGAGGATAGGATTACAAAGATTAAATTTAGGGAGAATGAGAATCCTTGTACATGTCCACCTGATTTTCCGGTTTGTGTATGTGGAAAAGTTTCAAAAGGAAAAGTAATAACAAGAAAACCAATTATTCCTTCAGAAGAAGAAATGACAGAGAATAAGAGATCAAAGAGTTCAAAATTAAGAATTTTTGAAAGGCGTTAA
- the pknB gene encoding Stk1 family PASTA domain-containing Ser/Thr kinase, producing MLERGFFINNRYEILSRVGAGGMSDVYKAKDHKLNRNVAIKVLKNEFSKDKNFVSKFRVEAQSAASLIHPNIVNVYDVGEDAGLYYIVMELIEGITLKSYIDKKGKLSVKETISIAIQIANGIECAHNNQIVHRDIKPQNIMISREGKVKVTDFGIARAASANTINGSAMGSVHYISPEQAGGQYVDEKSDIYSLGITMFEMLTGRVPFDGESTVTIALKHIKSNVPSVREYLPNVPVSIEKIILKCTQNRADRRYPKISLLISDLKRALSEPNVDFVQLEQRVDNGSTVMITDDEINQLRSGSNKKVKDDNGKPDDDIDYLPPKVGNAVTIGSVVAGIVALIIVAAIVTSFVFSMVNSNKIKLQNTVTGSDVETTIDPKKTEVPNVVGMSEDEAEKTLHEKELGVKYEAYEYNDQYQSGYIIKQSVAKGKVIDKNETILLTVSKGAEKIEVPSGIKGSDLDTAISKLEDKDLKWELVYEYSSSEINRVISCYPIEQALVSKGDTIKLTVSRGQKTVENSNIGTIPNVEGKKLDKAQQLISNAGYSVGDTREVYDEEIEKGIVIRQTIKSGYAPKGTTISLVVSKGSKDADKKYKGTYTFAKEDLMDEEGNPIKSGTVVVLLNGSSQGIDPEYSDVSKWPGDYTMTLTSDTKGKATIELLIDGKVVKTDKVKLK from the coding sequence ATGTTGGAAAGAGGATTTTTTATTAATAACCGTTATGAAATTCTTAGCAGAGTAGGGGCAGGCGGAATGTCTGATGTTTATAAAGCTAAGGATCATAAATTAAATAGAAACGTAGCAATTAAGGTGCTAAAAAATGAATTTAGCAAGGATAAAAATTTTGTGTCCAAATTTAGGGTTGAAGCACAGTCAGCGGCAAGCCTTATTCATCCTAATATTGTAAATGTATATGATGTAGGTGAGGATGCGGGTCTTTATTATATTGTTATGGAATTGATAGAGGGAATCACATTAAAAAGCTATATTGACAAGAAAGGCAAGCTTTCTGTTAAAGAAACAATAAGTATAGCAATCCAGATTGCCAATGGTATTGAATGTGCCCACAATAATCAGATTGTTCATAGAGACATAAAGCCTCAGAACATTATGATTTCAAGAGAAGGAAAAGTCAAGGTGACAGACTTTGGTATTGCAAGGGCTGCATCAGCCAATACTATTAACGGCAGTGCAATGGGGTCCGTTCATTATATTTCACCTGAACAGGCAGGTGGACAGTATGTTGACGAGAAAAGTGACATATATTCACTTGGCATTACAATGTTTGAAATGCTTACAGGCAGAGTTCCTTTTGACGGTGAATCAACAGTAACAATAGCCTTAAAGCATATTAAAAGCAATGTACCTAGTGTTAGGGAATATTTGCCTAACGTACCTGTAAGCATTGAAAAAATAATTCTGAAATGTACACAGAACAGAGCAGACAGAAGATATCCAAAAATCTCATTGCTTATATCTGATTTAAAGAGAGCTTTGTCTGAACCAAATGTTGATTTTGTTCAGCTTGAACAGAGAGTAGACAATGGCTCAACAGTAATGATTACAGATGATGAAATTAACCAGCTTAGAAGTGGAAGTAATAAGAAAGTAAAGGATGATAATGGCAAACCTGACGATGACATTGATTATTTACCACCTAAAGTAGGCAATGCAGTGACAATTGGTAGTGTTGTTGCAGGCATTGTGGCGTTAATTATTGTGGCTGCAATAGTTACAAGTTTTGTATTTTCAATGGTTAACAGCAACAAGATTAAGTTGCAGAATACAGTTACAGGCAGTGATGTGGAAACAACTATTGATCCTAAGAAGACAGAAGTTCCTAACGTAGTTGGAATGAGTGAAGATGAAGCAGAAAAAACACTTCATGAAAAAGAATTAGGTGTAAAATATGAAGCTTATGAATACAATGATCAGTATCAGAGTGGTTATATTATTAAACAGTCAGTTGCAAAAGGAAAAGTAATTGATAAGAATGAAACTATTTTACTTACTGTAAGTAAGGGAGCCGAAAAGATCGAAGTTCCATCAGGAATAAAGGGCTCAGACCTTGACACTGCAATTTCAAAACTTGAAGATAAAGACCTTAAATGGGAATTGGTTTATGAATACAGTAGTAGTGAGATTAACAGAGTTATTTCATGTTATCCAATAGAACAGGCTTTGGTTTCCAAGGGAGATACAATTAAGCTTACTGTAAGCAGGGGGCAGAAGACAGTCGAAAACAGCAATATTGGTACAATACCAAATGTTGAAGGAAAGAAGCTTGACAAGGCACAGCAGCTTATTAGTAATGCAGGATATTCTGTTGGCGACACAAGGGAAGTTTACGATGAAGAAATAGAAAAGGGTATTGTAATCAGACAGACAATAAAGTCAGGCTATGCACCAAAGGGAACAACAATAAGCCTTGTTGTAAGTAAAGGCTCAAAAGATGCTGACAAGAAGTATAAGGGAACATATACTTTTGCAAAAGAGGACTTAATGGATGAAGAGGGCAATCCTATTAAAAGTGGAACAGTAGTTGTTTTATTAAACGGCTCATCACAGGGAATTGATCCTGAATATTCAGATGTATCAAAGTGGCCGGGAGATTACACAATGACACTTACAAGTGATACAAAGGGCAAGGCAACAATTGAACTGTTAATAGACGGAAAAGTTGTAAAAACAGATAAGGTTAAACTAAAATAA